TTCGCGATCGGCGATGCCTTCTATATAGCGTCTACCGTCTATCGAGAGTCGTTTACCTACTGCTTTAGGCGTTACGATATGCTCGTTTCATCTGAATATGAACGCAGAGTCGAATTCAACATAAAAGCTGCTTCGCACAATTTgtcgttcgaaataaaaaaaatgaaaaacaatacTTGCTAGGAAAGCTTTTATATTTTGTATCAGTGATGTGTCCTGACGTGTGCTAGTTAAATTAAGGAAACTTGCTGCAAAAAGCTTATAGTCGTGCCCTTGTTGTGGCTATGCGGACTACGGCATAGTTCAAGGTGCCCTCAACGTCCTCTCACTGTCTATATCAAAAGGTTAGGCATGATTCACAATACTGTCCATGAGATGTCCCTAGGTAACATTTTATATATGGGGCCTTGAATATTTCGTTGTACGCATTATTTCTATACGTTCCCTAGGAAGCATCCCGTTTGGTAGAACACGGCCAACAATACACTAATGAAGTAGATTAGTGAACAACTTTGGCTGTAGATGGTTTGTCCAAGTGCTGTTTACAAAAACTCTTTCAAGCAGGCAGGACATTCTAATTGAAGTGTGTAGTTAATTATATACTGCTAATTCTTTGCAGTAACGACAGAACTGGGGGCAAATTATATGTCGGGTCGGAACGAAAAAGACACTGTGGCACTGGCGTACGTCCGCGGGATAAAAGGTACAAGCCAGTATAGCTTATTCCGAAGTCACCCAGAAGTGTGGCGCCACTCATAACCCGAATAGCCATTGAACGAAGACTAATCATTATCAAACGACCGATAGAGCAATGTATACAATCGCCAAAAAAGAGTGTTTGGTGCAGACATATCCACTTATATAGTGTTTGTTGGGCAGTATGTCTCACGCACGTGTCATCTTATTCTCTTCTGTTAATAAGTATGTGACCTCCCTCCACCGCCTCCTCCCAGTCGTGTTTCCGATAAACTCTGCGGATAtatgacaaataaataaatcatacgGTGAGTTTCTGCCTGCACTCAGTGAAGCGTACCACACAACAGCTAGAAGAGGACGAAGAAATAAGTCAAGGTGCAGGGTGGAGAACAGAATAAAGGCGAAATTGGAGACAACAATGTGGCGTGAAACGGAAAACCAAACCAAGCCAATGTGGCATCTGCTGTGCGCAGTTTATTAATGCAGTTAATTTACATTCCGTAAAGCACGCAACCGATATTCGCTCACCACCGCGGATGGTCGTAAATCATGGCATGACACCACGAAAGTTGTCTTCGCTAAGATAcccgcaagaaaaagaaaagacaaacatTCGAGCAGCCCGGAGGGAGTGAGGGAAAGTTGCACGAGAAAACCGGTAAGCCTGGTGCTTACGATGTATTTTATTTGGCccattataattattattatttcatttttttcatgcaGCGCTTTCGTACTAGAGACACGAATCACCGAGAGGAACAGTATTGCGCCCTTTGCGTTGGCCGCGTCAATTCGCGGGGCGCCTAATGCCCAACCTCGCCAGCGTACAATTAAAAACGCCGTGGCGTATAGCTCTCTTTCCGGTTGTAATTACTCCGCCCGACTGCTTTTCAGGAGGGAAATTTAATATCTTGAAGCCAGCGGGGCGCAGAAATAAGCCAGAATTCCGCTCCAGcgagacgaaaagaaaaaaaaaacacgagaagaaaaagaacacgttAGTTGTCTCACGGAAAACCAATGAACTAACGCTAAACGCCGACATGGGCATAAGGCTGCTGAGAGTAATCGccagagagagataaagaaaggcGGAGAGGCTAACCATGGTCATGCAAAGTTGACAGCCCTGCACATGGTAAAGAGGGAAGAAAGTTATACGAAGGGAAAGGCAAAGTCAGAATAAGCCCTTCCTCTTCAACGCGGCCGTGTTATTCGTACTAGTAATGGTGCGATGAGGTGTAACATCGTGGCTAGGCGGACTGTTTCGTAGCGTGACAAAAGAACGTTTTATGACAAGGTGGCACAGACGACACCGATGCGCCAACTCGCAACAGTCTTATTTTCTGTTAGCATGAGGCCTTTGTACATGCTTCAAGGAATAGAAAACTAAGTTGAGATGGGCAAACCAAACGCAAATATAAATAGTGACCCAGATTAAAACTAAAACACCTCACTTCATttgtcaaagaagaaaaaaataatgtaacCGTCTTTACCAAATATTTGAGTAAGGGAAATGGGCTGTTGTGGTTTTAATCTGCGTAATTTTATCCTCCTGTCGCGTTTGCTTCTCTCAAATTTTCTACTGTCGTTTGAAACATACCTTCATACatgaaatattttaataaaaaaaaagaagaattataTATCTGAATGGTACTTAGGCGCCATGCTCTAACCGAAGATGAAACACTTGTGAGTTCGTGCCTCACCCTGTCTGCGCCATTTTGTCGTTACCCTGTTAATTGTTGCGCTAGGAAGCAGCTCGTCCAACCAATATAGACACACCTACTGCACAGCTTTTGATATGCAAGGACTTTGAATAGACTAAATAATATAATTATTGTTTGCGAGTGGCATCATTATCTCTCGCAAAATTATTCTTTGCGAGTGACATCATCAACCCCCGCAAACCTCCTGACAcgatggtctctctctctctctctttgcagctACTTTTCAGCATGCTCGTGGTGCTGTGTCCCGCCTACGTGCTCGTCCCCCGCGCTGGCGTTGTTCCCCAGACTCAGGTGGTGTACCAGTCGCCGTATCAACCCCCTGTGGTGCCCGTGGCGGGTCCGGGAGAGCCACACGTCATCTATCACTACGGGCTCGGAGGCGTGAGGTGAGACCTTAGTGACAGGAGACACTCTATTAGGGAGCTTTAGTGGAAAGTCCATGCCTCTAATCCCTCTTGCACAAAACAAAGTCACCCCATCAATCTGTGGACCCCGGTAACATGCCCATACATCAGTCACATTTCATGTGTTCCCAGAGACAAGCTGGCCAGAGCCGACATCGGCTCCGCAAACGCACGAAGTGTTTAGAGATTGCGGAGTTTTAGCAAAGTGCAGTCGTCTGTGTTAACGTCGTGAAGAAGCGCGAAGTCTGCCTCCCTATAAGTGTTACCGTGTATAGACTTATCTATACAGCCCATCGCAAACCAGTGAGGTTTATTTGGCGTGAAACAGTATCGATCGTGTAGACGCAACTATGTCTCAAGTTAGCAAGTTTCAGCAGAACGCTGTAGCGTGTTATAATGTAAACACTGTACCTGCCCaggctcttttctttctctctgcctTTACTCAGCCACGAAAGGAGTAGAATCCAGAACATGTTTCTTCAAAAGAAGCATACGCAAGAATATACCAGACGCGATGCCCTTTAGATGAACGTGTCGGACAAAACTGAACAGCATCGCAACATGCAGACTGCCTGCGCCACAACAcagtacatgtatatatatatatatatatatatatatatatatcttctatCGGGGGCGGCACACCTTTGATATTTCCGGCACAGTTCCTCACGACCCTTTGGCAGCTGATTGGCGTAAGTTTACGACCGGTGACACTCCATCAGCAGCCAGCGAATATCAGCTGCTTGCATGTCACGCTGCACAATCGTCAAGGAATGAAGGATCTAAACACGATAAACAAAGACTACACAAACGCTTCCTTTAAAACATATGACCACGGTAAGTCTAGTTTAGAAAAGTAACCGCTAGGGAAAATAGTCTAAAAAAATTAATACACGATAGTCCTTGCACTACACAGATTAGTAACCAACGTGAACTCTAGAGGGACTACAGAAGAGGCACGTATTCAATTGTTTTCAGTACGGTGCGCTGATCACCGTCGCGGCTGTCCGCATTGACTTGTCAACGCCGTCAttgtggctttctttttcttttgttcacttCCTTCTTATTCCAGTGCTGAGTAGCTGGTCAGAAGACAGGGCTTCAGACTGGGCTCCTGGCGAAGCGTTACGTTAGATAAACTTGCATTTCATACGTATGTCCTTTTCTGTTATTTCACACTGCACAGGATACTCCGAAGTATATAATATGCCTCCTTTGTCTCGGTGATGCAGCGTGGGAATTAAACAGCAATTCGAACGTTTCTCGCAGGCCCGAACTGCAGCCTCCCGTAGTGTTCGTGCGAGTGATTCCCGCGTATCCGCCCACGAACCAGCCTCCCTTGCAGCCTCCGTTCATCGAGGAAGTGCCACCCGTATTCAAGAACCCACCTCCAGACCCTGAAGACACCCCGCCTACCAAGAAGCCCGGCATCCAGGGACGCGGAGGTCACCGCCCGGACTGTCCCGAGGTGGACAACAAGAAAGGAATCGCACCACCGCCCACCCGTAAGCCCTCGAAGAGGGGCCGCGGCACTCAGACGAGGAAGTCCCGGAGGCCGCCGGCGGAGGCGACCACCCGAAGACCACCGAGCAAGGCCAACCGCCGCGTCAACCCCAAGAGCGAACGCCTGAGTACCGAGAGGCTAACCCTCGCCAAGAATCCCTAATGCTCTACCGAGCAGTCTGAGAGCCGTCTGCGACGCCCTGTGCAATTTTCGCCGCCGGCGGATTCCGCCATGTTGCCTATTCTGATTGGCTCTAAGCTCAGGGTCACGTGCTCCCTGATCGTTTCCAAAACAGCAACGTGGCGGTGTTCCGCCGTCGGTGAAAGGCTCGTAACGAGGCACAGCGAATGTTTCGCAGATGGCCGGAAGAGTCATTGTCTCACTGCTGCGATGCTTTCTTCTGTGAGTCTGCGGAACTGTGAAGTCTGCTCGAAATTGGCTGGAAGCGTTTTGTTTCCCTCAGCGTGGACGTTTGCtgacgcagttttttttttgtcctggcACGCGAACTAGCAACATGACCTTGGATCCCCTCTGCTCGAGAATTACCTATGGCACAGTGTAGTGTAGAAGAGCTCACGATAGCTGCAGCGACTTTAACTATCACAATATCTTACAATAAAAGAACTAACATCTGGGCTAGTTAGCAGTTCAGTACGGTGGGAAATACTGAGACAGCTCGTGCTCCATGAACACAGGAATGAAAGAGCATTCCAGACGGTTACCTTCTAGAATTGAGCTATATAATCAGCCCACCTGCTAAAGAAAGGGTATTAGGACTCGTATGTTCAGCAGCTTGATTGGGAAAGTACCATACATGTTAAAAGGAGACGTGTTGTCTACATGGCCTCTTGACTCCGAGGCAGGTTTCGCTTTACAAAGAACGGATAACTGTGACGTCAGAtgcgtcatcgcttgtttgcaaACGCTTCCGCGCTGAACAACCGGGCCAATGTAACGCATAGGACAGCTACAGCGGCGCATTTTA
Above is a genomic segment from Dermacentor andersoni chromosome 8, qqDerAnde1_hic_scaffold, whole genome shotgun sequence containing:
- the LOC126525880 gene encoding uncharacterized protein; translation: MITCWKPTTTVASTMLLFSMLVVLCPAYVLVPRAGVVPQTQVVYQSPYQPPVVPVAGPGEPHVIYHYGLGGVRPELQPPVVFVRVIPAYPPTNQPPLQPPFIEEVPPVFKNPPPDPEDTPPTKKPGIQGRGGHRPDCPEVDNKKGIAPPPTRKPSKRGRGTQTRKSRRPPAEATTRRPPSKANRRVNPKSERLSTERLTLAKNP